The proteins below are encoded in one region of Juglans microcarpa x Juglans regia isolate MS1-56 chromosome 4D, Jm3101_v1.0, whole genome shotgun sequence:
- the LOC121261423 gene encoding thaumatin-like protein 1, producing the protein MDLTVSCFSSLYISLAVLIAFCRGISGATFTIINRCDYTVWPGIQSSAGSAKLDSTGFELRPGGSRNFQAPPNWSGRFWGRTGCTFDPNLGQGSCVTGDCGSKQVECNGAGANPPATLAEFTIGSVSTQDFYDVSLVDGYNVPMIVDVIGGSGTCLSTGCVTDLNQQCPKELRTRDGAACKSACEAFGSPEYCCNGQYGSPTTCKPSIYSEMFKAACPRSYSYAYDDATSTFTCTGADYTITFCPSGASKKSARDASPTTSTTNSSGTESQPREVPNELVNSPSSWFPDFFTGDSSKIPSCSASVIASLTSFLCLFFILS; encoded by the exons ATGGATCTCACCGTGTCCTGCTTTTCTTCTCTGTACATCAGCCTCGCAGTTTTGATTGCATTTTGTAGAG GCATTTCAGGGGCTACATTTACGATAATAAACAGGTGTGACTACACAGTATGGCCAGGGATTCAATCCAGTGCCGGTAGCGCCAAATTAGACAGCACCGGATTCGAACTCAGGCCAGGCGGTTCCCGGAACTTCCAGGCCCCGCCGAACTGGTCCGGAAGATTCTGGGGTAGAACCGGCTGTACCTTCGACCCAAACCTCGGTCAAGGAAGCTGCGTCACCGGTGACTGTGGTTCCAAGCAGGTGGAATGCAACGGTGCCGGAGCGAACCCGCCAGCAACTCTGGCGGAGTTCACGATCGGGTCCGTCAGTACACAGGACTTCTACGACGTGAGCCTAGTTGACGGATACAACGTACCAATGATCGTCGACGTGATCGGTGGGTCGGGGACGTGCTTGTCAACCGGGTGCGTAACGGACTTGAACCAGCAGTGCCCGAAAGAGTTGCGGACTCGGGACGGTGCGGCGTGTAAGAGTGCATGCGAGGCGTTTGGGAGCCCCGAGTACTGCTGCAATGGCCAATATGGTTCACCGACCACTTGTAAGCCGTCGATTTACTCAGAGATGTTTAAAGCCGCATGTCCGAGATCGTATAGTTACGCCTACGATGATGCTACGAGTACTTTTACGTGTACAGGAGCAGATTATACAATCACATTCTGCCCTTCAGGAGCAAG TAAAAAATCTGCAAGAGATGCATCTCCAACCACAAGCACAACAAATAGCTCCGGAACCGAGTCACAGCCACGGGAGGTGCCAAACGAGCTGGTCAACAGTCCCTCGTCATGGTTTCCAGACTTTTTCACTGGGGACTCATCCAAGATCCCATCTTGTTCTGCTTCAGTGATCGCTTCTCTGACATCGTTTCTAtgcctcttttttattttatcttaa